A single genomic interval of Melitaea cinxia chromosome 18, ilMelCinx1.1, whole genome shotgun sequence harbors:
- the LOC123662083 gene encoding uncharacterized protein LOC123662083: MTNLLKNVWRNVLRGSQLSNSPIRLTNFSSVTEIEKNKSPDAVMLSIKTAPTTSDILSMVQTNLPLMTHKHMLQAFKSIFELQKANKYDNDASSIVKDPTFNVLCQNFKRHARALDVTEAIEATKFLSYLKVPVDSLILQTMLQIIRCNINMLNTRQIMFLDFILSQFVTKNHLVDALKLALPLAFQIHLPLEIDNEDVPLLREMLMYSCNHNLPDRCINNVVTGLLLNDQAINVHTARSIIWALCLINCTDEVFPTRNQLLHICCDILTQSIDSLSYDDVLRTAARLKARILEKHPEYYHQQLIDAIGDYVVNHDVPFEKGLLVARILSRIAHTHLTLVEYLCKKAISEPETLSNARTNILFGFINCLANNNFTPEPDMWEELQKQISQNPILNCTNAALPWPKVCLELASLGYYDDRLLKRVFSKEFLDEFLSRENNVLDYLQLLTLYEAVRTFHSDEFILPEDVLQKAKEVYPVHSTLSPVGDYLARGLGGPEYMAKNVILPNGIVADFVLCIKGGYPVELPAISSSLKVPIQDLNPPQRSIIVCIMNFNQGCFSMNSNRLRGPFRLIVDILEKQGYPTVAFNVYEWMRTPAHERTPYLLREIGYKCGEIGLKLSVT, translated from the exons AtgacaaatcttttaaaaaacgTTTGGCGCAATGTGCTGAGAGGCAGCCAACTTAGTAATTCTCCTATACGATTGACGAACTTTTCAAGTG ttacagaaattgaaaaaaacaaATCACCGGATGCCGTCATGCTAAGCATAAAAACAGCACCAACTACTTCAGATATTCTTTCGATGGTTCAAACCAACCTTCCGCTTATGACGCACAAACACATGCTACAagcttttaaaagtatatttgaaTTGCAGAAAGCTAACAA gtACGATAATGACGCAAGCTCCATCGTCAAAGATCCAACATTCAATGTCCTCTGTCAAAACTTCAAAAGGCACGCACGAGCTTTAGATGTCACTGAAGCTATTGAAGCGACGAAATTTCTTTCCTATCTAAAAGTTCCCGTGGACTCTTTGATATTACAGACTATGTTACAAATAATACGATGCAATATAAACATGTTGAATACGCGCCAGATAATGTTTCTAGACTTTATTCTTTCACAATTTGTTACCAAAAATCATTTGGTCGATGCTCTCAAATTGGCTCTACCCTTGGCGTTCCAAATTCACTTGCCTCTAGAAATAGACAATGAAGATGTTCCTCTGTTAAGGGAAATGTTGATGTACTCTTGTAATCACAATCTACCGGACAGGTGTATCAACAATGTTGTAACCGGTCTTTTGTTGAACGATCAGGCGATCAACGTTCACACGGCAAGATCGATAATTTGGGCGCTTTGTCTAATAAATTGCACTGATGAGGTGTTCCCAACTAGAAATCAATTGCTCCATATCTGTTGTGATATTTTAACGCAGTCCATCGATAGTTTGTCTTACGATGACGTGCTAAGAACTGCGGCGAGGTTGAAGGCCAGGATTCTAGAGAAACACCCAGAGTATTATCATCAGCAGTTGATCGACGCTATAGGAGATTACGTCGTGAATCATGATGTACCGTTCGAAAAGGGATTATTAGTTGCGAGGATTTTGTCTAGGATA GCACACACCCATCTTACTCTAGTCGAGTATCTCTGTAAAAAAGCAATATCTGAACCAGAGACATTATCAAACGCTAGGACCAACATACTATTTGGCTTCATCAACTGTTTGGCAAATAATAACTTTACACCAGAACCTGATATGTGGGAAGAACTCCAGAAACAAATCTCGCAAAATCCAATCCTTAATTGCACCAATGCAGCGCTACCCTGGCCCAAGGTGTGTTTAGAACTGGCATCACTAGGATATTATGACGACAGACTGCTCAAGAGGGTATTTTCAAAGGAATTCCTGGATGAATTCCTGTCAAGAGAAAACAATGTACTAGACTATCTGCAGCTCTTGACATTGTACGAGGCTGTGCGGACGTTTCATAGCGATGAATTTATACTTCCTGAGGATGTTTTGCAGAAAGCAAAGGAAGTTTATCCTGTACATAGTACGCTAAGTCCAGTCGGTGATTATCTAGCGAGAGGTTTGGGTGGTCCAGAATATATGGCCAAGAATGTAATTCTGCCTAATGGAATTGTCGCAG ATTTCGTTCTATGTATCAAAGGAGGATATCCCGTAGAACTACCGGCCATCAGCAGTTCACTGAAAGTTCCAATACAAGATCTAAATCCACCTCAAAGATCaattat AGTCTGCATCATGAATTTTAACCAAGGCTGCTTTTCCATGAATAGCAACCGTCTCCGAGGGCCGTTCAGGCTCATAGTCGATATTTTAGAGAAGCAAGGGTACCCCACGGTCGCCTTCAATGTCTACGAGTGGATGAGGACACCGGCTCACGAGAGAACTCCTTACCTTCTGAGAGAGATTGGATACAAGTGTGGAGAAATAGGACTCAAACTATCTGTGACTTGA
- the LOC123662085 gene encoding 70 kDa peptidyl-prolyl isomerase-like: protein MNRETMISCRRDREIRKTIIVPGDYTIVPYEDSRCKIRLTDVHCRNADGVCEMEPTSRIFNNPFDGNVIIGDMDSFVDRDVELILQQMCCGEVCVARLTYKNTHGDLMLDINCRIELVDVTEEQLISDWSWARLYESAVHHKERGVQLVKDKRIVDGFRRFSKAFKMLVAIEPVDKNTIDAERIKEMINLRVKLFNNMAHCQLQFEEFGATLDLCSRALKYDPDNTKALYRRCIAYTGLFMYEEAWQDIQKALAIDPNDKASIIKANELKPHIEKINKDYAKVIKKMFG, encoded by the exons ATGAACAGAGAAACCATGATAAGCTGTAGACGCGACAGGGAAATACGAAAGACTATAATAGTACCGGGCGACTACACAATCGTCCCGTACGAAGATTCTCGATGCAAAATCAGACTGACCGACGTACACTGTAGAAATGCGGATGGAGTGTGTGAAATGGAACCTACGAGTCGGATATTCAATAATCCGTTCGATGGGAACGTAATCATAGGAGATATGGACTCGTTCGTCGACAGAGACGTCGAGCTGATCCTTCAGCAGATGTGCTGTGGTGAGGTGTGCGTCGCGCGGCTAACGTATAAAAACACACATGGAGACCTTATGCTGGACATAAACTGTAGAATAGAGTTAGTAGATGTTACTGAGGAGCAATTGATCAGTGACTGGAGCTGGGCAAGACTGTACGAATCGGCAGTGCATCACAAGGAGCGCGGGGTTCAGTTGGTCAAGGATAAGAGGATAGTGGACGGTTTTAGACGCTTTTCTAAGGCTTTTAAGATGCTGGTTGCTATTGAACCTGttgataaaaatacaattgatgCTGAACGcataaaagaaatgattaatttgAGG gtaaaactttttaacaacATGGCACACTGTCAACTACAATTCGAAGAATTTGGTGCCACTCTGGATCTTTGTAGCCGAGCTCTGAAATATGATCCTGATAATACAAAGGCTTTATACAGACGTTGCATCGCTTATACAGGTCTCTTCATGTATGAAGAGGCATGGCAAGACATACAAAAAGCTTTGGCCATTGATCCTAACGATAAAGCTTCTATAATTAAAGCTAACGAATTAAAGCCccatatagaaaaaataaacaaagattatgcaaaagttattaaaaaaatgtttggttaa